In one Nicotiana sylvestris chromosome 8, ASM39365v2, whole genome shotgun sequence genomic region, the following are encoded:
- the LOC138875051 gene encoding G-type lectin S-receptor-like serine/threonine-protein kinase At4g03230 translates to MSPKYALDGLFSIKSDIFSFGVIMLEIICGKRNTGFYQREEALNFLGYAWRLCNEGNAMSLVDDSLLESCNEEDALKCINIALLCVQEDANIRPSMPDVIIMLGSESISILKPNKPAFTIAIAYPAQFSEDWITFFLDGGLGGTAHTKNEFYLMNRAQRRIP, encoded by the exons ATGTCTCCAAAATATGCATTAGATGGATTATTCTCAATCAAGTCAGATATTTTTAGTTTTGGTGTAATTATGCTTGAGATCATCTGTGGCAAGAGAAATACAGGATTTTATCAGCGGGAGGAAGCATTAAACTTCCTAGGTTAT GCATGGAGATTGTGTAATGAAGGAAATGCTATGAGCTTAGTTGACGATTCCTTGCTTGAATCATGCAATGAAGAAGATGCACTAAAATGCATTAATATTGCGCTCTTGTGTGTACAAGAAGATGCCAATATTCGTCCAAGCATGCCAGATGTAATTATAATGCTTGGTAGTGAAAGTATTTCCATTCTAAAACCTAATAAACCTGCTTTTACC ATTGCTATTGCATATCCTGCTCAATTCAGTGAAGATTGGATCACTTTTTTTCTTGATGGAGGACTTGGTGGTACCGCTCACACAAAAAATGAATTCTACTTAATGAATAGAGCACAACGGCGTATACCATGA
- the LOC138875052 gene encoding uncharacterized protein: protein MTGLPASEVHFMNKGIYDHCPTIINWEGGNAEKKRQFIYFNMLSVIPEFQTRVQEVCEKNIQGAQMYKLVGKLNRTKSVLKRLNKERFSGAEKRAKTAMVNLTECQEKIQKDPRNAELIEEEIRLMKENIKWKAAKEQFLRQKSKIQWVRQEDQNTKYFHSMIKTRRNANKIFSIKDAEGKETIDVEGIADAFIKFYKKLLGKSKETDNMCASI, encoded by the coding sequence ATGACTGGCTTACCTGCATCAGAGGTGCACTTCATGAATAAGGGCATCTACGATCATTGCCCAACAATCATAAACTGGGAAGGAGGGAATGCAGAGAAAAAAAGGCAATTCATATACTTCAACATGTTGAGTGTGATACCAGAATTTCAAACAAGAGTACAAGAAGTATGCGAGAAGAATATACAAGGTGCACAGATGTACAAACTGGTAGGAAAGCTGAACAGAACCAAAAGTGTACTGAAAAGATTGAACAAGGAGAGATTTTCAGGTGCAGAAAAAAGGGCTAAAACAGCAATGGTAAACTTGACAGAATGCCAAGAAAAGATCCAAAAAGATCCTAGAAATGCTGAGttaattgaagaggaaatcagatTGATGAAAGAAAACATCAAATGGAAGGCTGCTAAAGAGCAATTTCTGAGACAAAAAAGTAAGATACAATGGGTGAGGCAGGAGGATCAAAACACAAAATACTTCCATAGTATGATAAAAACGAGAAGGAATGCAAACAAGATTTTCTCTATAAAAGATGCTGAAGGGAAGGAGACAATAGATGTTGAAGGGATAGCAGATGCATTTATAAAATTCTACAAGAAGTTGTTGGGGAAATCAAAGGAGACAGACAACATGTGTGCATCAATCTAG
- the LOC138875053 gene encoding uncharacterized protein has translation MKKEIIDNIPLWIRLPGLNVKYWGKQVLAKIVGLVGNPLKVDKITTMKERMKYARVLVEVPINKVFPDTVMFENEHGHIVEQEVDVEWKPILCTKCKYYGHELKECRKYIREEINSKAQERKEVVQQEEEKTSKGEQTETSKEVDKEAGIEEKFHQRAGKQVMVRQRQDNFYYRRGNARRGIAIRESQISTGNSFAALGEQNNRNEGIAKPSCPGEGEAKRGPGHGKGGVNPNPNG, from the coding sequence ATGAAGAAGGAGATAATAGATAATATACCATTATGGATTAGACTACCAGGACTGAATGTGAAGTACTGGGGAAAGCAGGTGTTAGCAAAAATAGTAGGGTTAGTAGGGAATCCTTTGAAAGTAGACAAAATCACTACTATGAAGGAGAGAATGAAATATGCAAGAGTGTTGGTGGAAGTACCAATCAATAAGGTATTCCCAGACACTGTAATGTTTGAAAATGAGCATGGACACATTGTAGAACAAGAGGTGGATGTTGAATGGAAGCCAATATTATGTACTAAATGCAAATATTATGGGCATGAGTTGAAGGAATGCAGGAAGTATATAAGGGAAGAGATAAATAGTAAAGCACAAGAAAGGAAGGAAGTAGTACAACAGGAGGAAGAGAAGACTAGCAAAGGTGAACAAACAGAAACCAGTAAAGAAGTAGACAAGGAAGCAGGCATAGAAGAGAAGTTCCACCAAAGGGCAGGGAAACAAGTGATGGTGAGACAAAGACAGGATAACTTCTACTACAGGAGAGGTAATGCAAGGAGAGGGATAGCGATCAGAGAATCACAAATTAGTACTGGAAATTCATTTGCAGCTTTAGGTGAACAGAATAACAGAAATGAAGGAATAGCTAAACCTTCTTGCCCTGGAGAAGGTGAAGCTAAGAGGGGGCCTGGACATGGGAAGGGTGGGGTAAACCCCAACCCTAATGGATAG